One segment of Vicugna pacos chromosome 30, VicPac4, whole genome shotgun sequence DNA contains the following:
- the HAUS1 gene encoding HAUS augmin-like complex subunit 1 isoform X2 — protein sequence MEAKEEKEAQIAAWLKKIFGDHPIPQYEVNPRTTEILHHLSERNRVRDRDVCLVIDDLKQKAREYESEAKHLQDLLMESVNFSPANLSSTGSRYLNALVDSAVALETKDTSLASFIPAVNDLTSDLFRTKSKNEETKLELTKLEKNLTATLVLEKCLREDLKKAELHLSTERAKVDSRLQNMHFLKAKSEEFRSGIRATEEQLKARGMDASLSHQSLVALSEKLAELKQQTIPLKKKLESYLDLMPNPSLAQVKIEEAKRELDTIEAELTKKVNMMEL from the exons ATTGCTGCGtggttgaaaaaaatatttggagatcATCCCATTCCACAATATGAGGTGAATCCGCGGACAACGGAGATTTTACATCACCTTTCAGAACGCAACAGGGTCCGGGACAGGGATGTCTGCCTGGTAATAGATGACTTGAAACAGAAAGCAAGGGAATATGAATCAGAAG CCAAGCATCTTCAAGACCTTCTAATGGAGAGTGTGAATTTTTCCCCTGCCAACCTCTCTAGCACTGGTTCCAGGTATCTGAACGCTTTGGTTGACAGCGCAGTGGCCCTTGAAACAAAGGATACCTCACTAGCTAG ttttatccCTGCAGTGAATGACTTGACCTCTGATCTTTTTCGtaccaaatccaaaaatgaagAAACCAAGCTTGAATTGACAAAACTCGAGAAAAATCTAACTGCAACTTTAGTATTAGAAAAATGCCTACGAGA GGATCTCAAGAAGGCAGAGTTGCATTTGTCTACGGAACGGGCCAAAGTTGACAGTCGTCTTCAGAACATGCATTTCCTCAAAGCCAAGTCAGAGGAGTTCAGATCTGGAATCAGAGCTACAGAG GAGCAGCTTAAAGCCAGAGGAATGGATGCTTCTCTGTCTCATCAGTCACTGGTCGCCCTTTCAGAG AAATTGGCAGAACTAAAACAACAGACTATACCTTTGAAGAAAAAATTGGAGTCCTATTTAGATTTAATGCCG AATCCATCTCTTGCTCAGGTGAAAATTGAAGAAGCAAAGCGAGAATTA GATACCATTGAAGCTGAACTTACAAAAAAAGTCAATATGATGGAACTGTGA
- the HAUS1 gene encoding HAUS augmin-like complex subunit 1 isoform X3, translated as MIAAWLKKIFGDHPIPQYEVNPRTTEILHHLSERNRVRDRDVCLVIDDLKQKAREYESEAKHLQDLLMESVNFSPANLSSTGSRYLNALVDSAVALETKDTSLASFIPAVNDLTSDLFRTKSKNEETKLELTKLEKNLTATLVLEKCLREDLKKAELHLSTERAKVDSRLQNMHFLKAKSEEFRSGIRATEEQLKARGMDASLSHQSLVALSEKLAELKQQTIPLKKKLESYLDLMPNPSLAQVKIEEAKRELDTIEAELTKKVNMMEL; from the exons ATTGCTGCGtggttgaaaaaaatatttggagatcATCCCATTCCACAATATGAGGTGAATCCGCGGACAACGGAGATTTTACATCACCTTTCAGAACGCAACAGGGTCCGGGACAGGGATGTCTGCCTGGTAATAGATGACTTGAAACAGAAAGCAAGGGAATATGAATCAGAAG CCAAGCATCTTCAAGACCTTCTAATGGAGAGTGTGAATTTTTCCCCTGCCAACCTCTCTAGCACTGGTTCCAGGTATCTGAACGCTTTGGTTGACAGCGCAGTGGCCCTTGAAACAAAGGATACCTCACTAGCTAG ttttatccCTGCAGTGAATGACTTGACCTCTGATCTTTTTCGtaccaaatccaaaaatgaagAAACCAAGCTTGAATTGACAAAACTCGAGAAAAATCTAACTGCAACTTTAGTATTAGAAAAATGCCTACGAGA GGATCTCAAGAAGGCAGAGTTGCATTTGTCTACGGAACGGGCCAAAGTTGACAGTCGTCTTCAGAACATGCATTTCCTCAAAGCCAAGTCAGAGGAGTTCAGATCTGGAATCAGAGCTACAGAG GAGCAGCTTAAAGCCAGAGGAATGGATGCTTCTCTGTCTCATCAGTCACTGGTCGCCCTTTCAGAG AAATTGGCAGAACTAAAACAACAGACTATACCTTTGAAGAAAAAATTGGAGTCCTATTTAGATTTAATGCCG AATCCATCTCTTGCTCAGGTGAAAATTGAAGAAGCAAAGCGAGAATTA GATACCATTGAAGCTGAACTTACAAAAAAAGTCAATATGATGGAACTGTGA
- the HAUS1 gene encoding HAUS augmin-like complex subunit 1 isoform X1, with protein sequence MHSVKKKHLHPKNKFQIAAWLKKIFGDHPIPQYEVNPRTTEILHHLSERNRVRDRDVCLVIDDLKQKAREYESEAKHLQDLLMESVNFSPANLSSTGSRYLNALVDSAVALETKDTSLASFIPAVNDLTSDLFRTKSKNEETKLELTKLEKNLTATLVLEKCLREDLKKAELHLSTERAKVDSRLQNMHFLKAKSEEFRSGIRATEEQLKARGMDASLSHQSLVALSEKLAELKQQTIPLKKKLESYLDLMPNPSLAQVKIEEAKRELDTIEAELTKKVNMMEL encoded by the exons ATTGCTGCGtggttgaaaaaaatatttggagatcATCCCATTCCACAATATGAGGTGAATCCGCGGACAACGGAGATTTTACATCACCTTTCAGAACGCAACAGGGTCCGGGACAGGGATGTCTGCCTGGTAATAGATGACTTGAAACAGAAAGCAAGGGAATATGAATCAGAAG CCAAGCATCTTCAAGACCTTCTAATGGAGAGTGTGAATTTTTCCCCTGCCAACCTCTCTAGCACTGGTTCCAGGTATCTGAACGCTTTGGTTGACAGCGCAGTGGCCCTTGAAACAAAGGATACCTCACTAGCTAG ttttatccCTGCAGTGAATGACTTGACCTCTGATCTTTTTCGtaccaaatccaaaaatgaagAAACCAAGCTTGAATTGACAAAACTCGAGAAAAATCTAACTGCAACTTTAGTATTAGAAAAATGCCTACGAGA GGATCTCAAGAAGGCAGAGTTGCATTTGTCTACGGAACGGGCCAAAGTTGACAGTCGTCTTCAGAACATGCATTTCCTCAAAGCCAAGTCAGAGGAGTTCAGATCTGGAATCAGAGCTACAGAG GAGCAGCTTAAAGCCAGAGGAATGGATGCTTCTCTGTCTCATCAGTCACTGGTCGCCCTTTCAGAG AAATTGGCAGAACTAAAACAACAGACTATACCTTTGAAGAAAAAATTGGAGTCCTATTTAGATTTAATGCCG AATCCATCTCTTGCTCAGGTGAAAATTGAAGAAGCAAAGCGAGAATTA GATACCATTGAAGCTGAACTTACAAAAAAAGTCAATATGATGGAACTGTGA
- the HAUS1 gene encoding HAUS augmin-like complex subunit 1 isoform X4, whose protein sequence is MESVNFSPANLSSTGSRYLNALVDSAVALETKDTSLASFIPAVNDLTSDLFRTKSKNEETKLELTKLEKNLTATLVLEKCLREDLKKAELHLSTERAKVDSRLQNMHFLKAKSEEFRSGIRATEEQLKARGMDASLSHQSLVALSEKLAELKQQTIPLKKKLESYLDLMPNPSLAQVKIEEAKRELDTIEAELTKKVNMMEL, encoded by the exons ATGGAGAGTGTGAATTTTTCCCCTGCCAACCTCTCTAGCACTGGTTCCAGGTATCTGAACGCTTTGGTTGACAGCGCAGTGGCCCTTGAAACAAAGGATACCTCACTAGCTAG ttttatccCTGCAGTGAATGACTTGACCTCTGATCTTTTTCGtaccaaatccaaaaatgaagAAACCAAGCTTGAATTGACAAAACTCGAGAAAAATCTAACTGCAACTTTAGTATTAGAAAAATGCCTACGAGA GGATCTCAAGAAGGCAGAGTTGCATTTGTCTACGGAACGGGCCAAAGTTGACAGTCGTCTTCAGAACATGCATTTCCTCAAAGCCAAGTCAGAGGAGTTCAGATCTGGAATCAGAGCTACAGAG GAGCAGCTTAAAGCCAGAGGAATGGATGCTTCTCTGTCTCATCAGTCACTGGTCGCCCTTTCAGAG AAATTGGCAGAACTAAAACAACAGACTATACCTTTGAAGAAAAAATTGGAGTCCTATTTAGATTTAATGCCG AATCCATCTCTTGCTCAGGTGAAAATTGAAGAAGCAAAGCGAGAATTA GATACCATTGAAGCTGAACTTACAAAAAAAGTCAATATGATGGAACTGTGA